DNA from Desulfovibrio sp. X2:
GTCCCGGCCGGAAACACCGCCCCGAACGCCCGGCACGTCCATGAAGCGCATCACCGTCATCGCCGTCGGACGGCTCAAGACCTCCTGGTGGAAGGAGGCCGCCGCCCATTACGAGAAGCTCGTCTCGCGCCACTTCCGCATCGAGGCGGTGGAACTCAAGGACGCGCCCGCCAAGCTGCCGCCCGAGGAGCGCGTGCGCCTGGAGGGCGAGGCCATCCTGGCGAGGCTCCCCGAGCGCAGCGCCGTGGTCTGCCTGGACGAGCGCGGCCGCACCATGCCCTCGGTCGGCTTCGCGGACTTCCTGCGCGACGTGGTGGAGGGCGGCGAGGAGCCCGTCTTCGTGCTCGGCGGCCCCTACGGCCTGGCCGAGGCCGTGCGCGCCCGCGCCCGCGGCCTGCTGGCGCTCGGCCCCATGACCCTGCCGCACGAGCTGGCCCGCGTGGTCCTCTACGAGCAGATCTGGCGCGCCGTGTCCATCTGGCGGGGCATCCCCTACCACAACGCATGAGCTGCGCCGCGCCGTGCCGCCCGGGCCCGTCCCTTTGACCGGGGCCCCGGGCTGTGGCATGTCCCGGACAGTACGAAATTCCTGGGAGCAAACGAGATGATCGATCCCGACTACCTGACCCGGATCAGGGAATACATGGAGAGCGGCAGGCTCGAAGCCGAGTTCGCGGACGCCTCGGAAGAACGGCGCTACGCCATCCTCGACTTCCTCGAGCAGCTGATGGACCTGGCCGAGCTGGCGGACAAGACGGCCACCCGCGTCATCTTCAAGGACAGCTACCTGGAGATGGCCTCGGGCGTGAAGCTCCAGAAGTAGCGCTCCTGGCGCCCTTCCCCGGCCTCAACGGCATAGGCCGCGCACTCCGAGGCCCGCCAGCCCTGCACCGGCCCGTCCGGCGGCGGCCCGCCCGCCATGACCACGCAGACCCCGCCCGGCGCGAGCAGCGTGCGCGCCACCTCGAGATATTCGCGCCAGGGCATGAAGGCGCGCGAGACGACGAGATCCGCGCCGCGAAGCCCCTCGGGCAGTTCCTCGGCCCGGCAGCGCTCGACGTGGGTGCGCGGCAGGGAGAGCCTGGCCAGGGCCACGCCCAGGAACAGGGCCCGCTTTTCCCTCGGCTCCACCATGTGGTACTCTCCCTCCTGCCAGAAGAGGCGCAGCGGAATGCCGGGCAGTCCGGCGCCTGCGCCGAGGTCCAGGCAGAGCGGGTTCGCGGGCAGCAGGGGATGTCCCGCGAGGAAGTCGGCCAGGTGCCAGGAGTCGGCCGCGAGTTCGGACAGGGCGCGGCGCCAGTCGCGCGCGCCCACGAGGTTCATGCGCGCGCTCCACTGCATGAGCAGGCCCAGGTAGAGGGCGAGCCCGGCCGCCTCGCCCCCGGACGGCTCGCGGCCGAGGGCGCGCATGGCGGCGGCGGTTTCGGCGGCCGACGGGGCGATTTGCTGAACGCCCGAAGCGGGCTTGGGCTGTTTGCGCGCCATGGCGATTCCCCTTGAAAGGCGGGCTGGAATCCACTATTCCGCTCGCACGGCAATGTTATGATCGGGCATCAGGTCCGAAAATGCCGCGAGACGGCCGGGACCACGACGGCCCCCGCCGCAGCCCCGGGCTTCCGGGGCGTCCGGACGGCCAGATGCCTAACCGATAGACCAGTCAAGGAGCAAGCGAAAGTGAGCGACGCGAAGAAGACGGCCCTCCTCTTCCCGGGCCAGGGATCCCAGGAAAAAGGCATGGGCCGCGCCATCGCCGAGGCCGACGCCGAGGCCATGGAACTGTGGGTGAAGGCGGAGAAGATTTCCGGCGCCGAGCTGCGCGCCGTCTACTGGGAGGGCGAGGAGGCCGACATGGCGCAGACGCGCTGGCTGCAGCCCGCCCTGACCGTGGTCAACCTGAGCGTCTTCCTGGGCCTTGCCGGTCGCGTGGCGCCGCTGTGCGCCGCGGGCCATTCGCTGGGCGAGTTCGCCGCCCTGGCCGCGTCCCGGGCCCTGTCCATCGACGCCGTGCTCACGCTCGTTTCCCTGCGCGGCCGCCTGATGTCCGAGGCGGGCGACGGCACCGGCGCCATGGCCGCCCTGCTCAAGGTCGACCAGTCGGGCGCCGAGGAGCTCGTGGCCGCCGCGCGCGAGTCCACGGGCAAGGAGCTGCGCATCGCCAACTACAACACCCCGGCCCAGTTCGTCATTTCCGGTCACCGCGACGCGGTCGAGGCCGCCTCCGCCCTGGCCAAGGAGAGGAAGGCCCGCGCAGTGCCCCTGGCCGTGTCCGGCGCCTTCCACTCCCCGCTCATGGCCGAAGCCGCTGCCGAGTTCGAGAAGGCCCTGGCCAAGATCGACGTGCGCGACGCAGCCTTCCCGCTGGTCATGAACGCCACGGGCGCGCCGGTGCAGGCGGCCGCGGAGATCCGCGCCTGCGTGGCCAGGCAGATGACCTCCTCGGTCTTCTGGACCCAGGGCGTGCGCGCCATGTGGGAGCTCGGCGCGCGCAGCTTCGTGGAGTGCGGCCCCAAGGGCGTGCTCACGCGCATGCTCTCGCCCATCCTCGACCCCATCGTCACGGCGGTCGCGGGCGAGACGCCCTACACCAGCGGCTTCTGCGCCGATCCCGAGCAGATAGAGACGCGCATCGCGGAGATTTCCGACGGCGGGGAGGCCTAGTCCATGCGCGCCACGACCTTTCTGAGCGAAGCCCTCTCCCGCGCCCTTTCCGGCCTCGGACTGGCCCTGCCCGAGCGCGTGAGCATTGAGCCGCCCAAGGACAAGAAGTTCGGCGACCTGGCCTGCAACGCGGCCATGCTCCTGACCAAGGAGGCCAAGATGCCGCCGCGCGCCCTGGCCGAGAAGATCGCCGCGGCGCTCGAGGAGAGCGAGGCGGACGTGGCCAAGGCCGACGTGGCCGGGCCGGGCTTCCTGAACGTGACCTTCACGCCCGGCTTCTGGCAGCGCACCGTATCCGACGTGCGCGCGGCAAACGGCGAGTACGGCCGCTCGGCCATGGGCGCTGGCCGCAAGGTCCAGGTCGAGTTCGTCTCGGCCAACCCCACCGGCCCCCTGCACATCGGCCACGGCCGCGGCGCCGCCATCGGCGACTCGGTGGCGCGCATCCTCCGCTTCACCGGCCACGACGTGACCACGGAATACTACATCAACGACGCCGGGCTCCAGATGCGCCTGCTCGGCGCCTCCATCTTCCGCCGCTACCAGCAGCTCTTCGACCCCGACCTGCCGATGCTCGACGAGGGCTACAAGGGCGACTACATCATCGACCACGCCCGCGTGATGCAGGAAAAGCACGGCCGCGCGCTCCTCGACATGCCCGAGGAGGAGGCCAGGGAAATCTGCTACCAGTACGGCATGGACGCCATCATGGCGGGCATCCGGAAGGACATGGACGACTTCCGCGTGCACCACGACGTCTTCTTCTCCGAGAAGTCGCTGCACGCCGCGGGCAAGGTGCAGGAGGCCTTCGACTTCCTCACCGAGCGCGGCCTCATCTACGAGCAGGAGGGCGCGCTGTGGTTCGCCACCACGCGCTTCGGCGACGACAAGGACCGCGTGCTCAGGAAGTCCTCCGGCGCCCTGACCTACTTCGCGGCGGACATCGCCTACCATCTGGACAAGTTCCGGCGCGGCTTCGACCTCGTCGTGGACGTCTGGGGAGCGGACCACCACGGCTACATCCCGCGCATGAAGGCGGCGGTGCAGGCCATGGGCAAGGATCCCGAGCAGCTGCAGGTCATCCTGGTGCAGCTCGTGAACCTCCTGCGCGGCGGCCAGCAGGTGGCCATGTCCACCCGCTCCGGCGAGTTCGAGGAGCTCTCGGCCGTGGTGCGCGAGGTGGGCACGGACAGCTCCCGCTTCACCTTCCTCTCCCGCAAGTCGGACAGCAAGCTCGACTTCGACCTGGAGCTCGTGAAGCAGCAGTCCATGGACAACCCGGTCTACTACGTGCAGTACGCCTTCGCCCGCATCTCCTCCGTGGGCCGCAAGGCCGCCGAAGAAGGCATCGCGATCGACGCGGCCGGGGCCGACCTCGCCCTGCTCGACACCGAGGCGGACCTCGACCTGCTCAAGTGCCTGGAACGCTGGCCCGACATCGCGGAGGTCGCGGCCCGGACCCTCTCGCCGCACCACGTGAGCTACTACCTGCAGGAACTGGCCGGGCTGCTGCACCGCTACTACTCGGTCAACAAGGTCCTGGACGCCGCAGCCCCGGCCCTGACCGGCGCCCGCTTCGCCCTGCTCGAAGCGGTCGCCGCAACCATCAAGAGCGGCCTGGCGCTGCTCGGCGTCGAGGCCCCGGAGCGCATGTAGCATGTCGCAGGACAAGGCCAAGAAGAACGGCAACGGCGGGGAGAACGGCAAGGCCCCCCGCCGCGCGCTGACCATCGAGCTGGGCTTGGGCAAGGCCACGGCGCTCGGCGTGCTTGCCATCTTCGTCGTCGCCTGGGCCTTCGCGCTGGGCGTGATCATCGGCCGCGGCTACAAGCCCGAGAAGGCCGTGCCCGAGATCGCGCGCATCATGCCCACGCCGCCGCCTCCCGCGTCCGAGGGCGACACCGGCGTGCTCAAGCCGGAAGAGCTCCATTACATGGATTCCCTGACCAAGACCCCGGTCATGCCGCCCAAGGCGGCCGAGGCCGTGCAGGACTCCCACCGGGCCGAGCAGCAGAAGGCCGCGCAGCGGGCGCAGCAGAAGGCCGAGCAGAAGGCCGAACAGCAGAAGCCCGAGCCCCGGAAGACGACCACGCCGAGCATGGTCGCCCGGGTCGAGCCCGCGCCCACGGCCAGGAAGGAAGCCCCCGCGGCGCAGCAGAAGGCGCCCGCCCCGGCCCCGAAGCAGCCCCAGAAGCAGGCCGAGAAGCAGGCCCCGCAGACACAGGCCGCGGCCGAGGGGCGTTTCTCCTACATCTACCAGGTGGCCTCGTTCACGGACAAGACCCAGGCCGAGGCCATGGTCAAGCGCGTGAAGTCCACCGGACTCTGGGCCCAGACCGAGAGCACCGAGATCAAGGGCAAGACCTGGCACAGGGTCATCGTGCAGTTCCGCGGCACGCCCGACGAGACGAACGAGATGAAGTCCCGCCTGGGCAAGATCGGCATCACGCGCGTGATCATGCGCAGCAAGTCCCCGCTCTAGCCGCCGGATAGCCATACAACACACGGTACGCTCAAAACGTACATGCGGTTTCCGACGGGTGCATCCCGTTCATGCGCCCGCCGGGGACGCCCCCCGGCCCCTCCCTCCGGCCTTGCGCACCTGCCCTCCTCCGTTTAGAACACAGGCAACCGGCAATCGACCGCGCCGGACGTTCCGCGGGCGCCCAAAGGGGACCCGCTGACGTCCGGCGGACACCCCGCGACCGCAGCGTTCCAGGCGCGCGCCCGCGAAACCATCAGCCGCCCGCGGGCGAGCCCGCGCGACACGCCATGCCCCACGACCGAAACGATCCCATGTCCGGCACCGCGCCCCACACAGGGAACGACGACATGAGCGACGCCGAGCGCCCCTGGTTTGCCCACTACGATCCCGAGGTGCCCCACCACCTCGACTACGAGGACATCCCCCTCTTCACCTGGCTCGACCGCTCGGCCGACGCGCACCCCGACCGCACGGCGGTCATCTTCAAGAACACCACCCTGCGCTACGGCGAACTCAGGCGGCTGGCCGAGGTCATGGCCCACAACCTGCGGGAGCGCGGAGTGCGCCGGGGCGACCGCGTGGCCCTCATGCTGCCCAACCTGCCCCAGACCGTCATCGCCTACTGGGCGGTGCTCAAGGCAGGGGCCGTGGTGGTCATGGTCAATCCGCTGTCCATGGAACACGAGCTCGTGCACCAGATCCCGGACTCCGGCTCGCGGCACATGATCACCCTGGACCTGCTCTGGCCCAAGATCGCGCCGCTGCGCGACACGCTCGGGCTCGACACGATCCACGTCACGACCATCCCCGACGCCCTCTCCTTTCCCATGGACTGGCTGGCGCGCATAAAGCTCTGGCGCGAGAAGAAGCACGTGCACGTGCCCTACGACGGCAAGGCCACGGTGCGCTGGCGCGACCTCGTGAAGAGCAGCGGGCGCTACTCGGCCCCGAACATCCTGCCCCACACGGACCTGGCGCTCCTGCAGTACACGGGCGGCACCACGGGCCGGGCCAAGGGGTGCATGATCACCCACGCCAACCTGAACGCCAACGTCACCCAGATCCAGGGCATCCTGCACGCCGTGGGCCAGCATTCCGAGGTCTTCCTCGGCGTCCTGCCCTACTTCCACGTCTACGGCCTCACGGTCTGCCTGAACTTTCCCATCTCCGTGGGCGCCACCCTGGTGCCCTTCGCCCGCTTCGACCCGCGCGACGTGCTCGCGACGGTCAACCGCGTGCGTCCGACCATCTTCCCCGGCGCGCCGAGCGTGTACCTGGCGCTCATGCAGCAAAAGGAGTTCGCCGAGGCGGACTGGAGCGCGCTGCGCTACTGCGTCTCCGGCTCCGCGCCCATGCCCCACGAGCTCCTGCGCCGCTTCAAGGAGATCACCGGCGCGGAGATCCTCGAAGGCTACGGCCTGACCGAGGCCTCGCCCGTGACGCACCTGAATCCGCTGAACGGAGTGCGCAAGGAGGGCTCCATAGGCCTGCCCTTCCCGGACACGGACTCGCGCGTGGTGGACATGGACGGCGGGGGGCCCGAGCCCCTGCCGGCGGGCAAGGCGGGCGAGCTGGTCATCCGCGGGCCGCAGGTCATGAAGGGGTACTGGAACAGGCCGGACGAGACCGCCTCGACGCTCAGGAACGGCTGGCTGTACACCGGCGACATCGCGGTCATGGACGAGGAAGGCTACTTCAGCATCGTGGACCGCAAGAAGGACATGATCCTGGTCGGCGGCTACAACGTCTACCCGCGCGAGATCGACGAGGTCCTCTACGCGCACCCCAAGATCAAGGAAGCCGTGGCCGTGGGCATCCCCCACCGCACGCGCGGCGAGGCCATCAAGGCCTTCATCGTGCCCCACGAGGGCGAGGAGCTCACCCGCCACGAGGTCATCGCCTGGTGCAGGGAGAAGCTCGCGAGCTACAAAGTCCCGCGCGACGTGGAGTTCCGCGACGAGCTGCCCAAGACCCTGGTCGGCAAGGTGCTGCGGCGCGCGCTGCGCGACGAGGAAGTCGCCAGACGCGAGAAGAGCGGGGACTGAGAACCGTTCAGGAAACGGAGGCTACGGGCAGCGGCCGTACCAGAGGTCTATGGCCGGACAGGCCGAACGGCCGGGCAGCGTGCAGGTCGCCGCGGACGTGCCGAGCCCGGTCAGCTTCCCGCCCCGGATGGCGCACAGCGCCCTGGCCTCGCCCTCTGCCGTGCCGTCCAGATAGCCCGTGATCTTGCGCCCTCCGTAGGGGCACTCGCCCCGGAAGAAGGCCCACTCCTCGCACTGCCTGTTGTCCTCGAAGAGACAGACGCCGTACTGTCCGCCGTCGCCGCGCGTGCGGATGACGAGACGGCCGCCGTGCTCGGCGCAGTAGACCGAGGCCGGGTTGGCGATCCCGAGCGGGGACTCCTGCGGCGCGGGCCGGGCCGAAGTCTGCGCGGATGTCTGGGCGGATGTCCGGCCGGATGTATTGCCTGATGTCTGGGCGGATGTATTGGCGGCGGTCGTGCCCTGTCCGGCTCCGCAGGCGGCGGCAAGGCAGAGGGCCGCAGCGAGCAGGACGAGGCGTGCGGCGTGCAAACGAAGGCGCGTCATGGCGTGCTCCCCGGTTGTCACGGCCCGGGGCGCGCCCGGGCCGCAGGGTGTCCGGCGGCGTAAAAATCAGGCCTGAAGCAGCTCTTCCAGGGCGGCGCGGATGCCGTTCTTGTCGAGCCCGGTCTCGGCGCGCAGCTCCTTCTGGGTGCCGTGCTCCACGAAGTGGTCCGGCAGGCCGAGGCGCTTCACCCGCACCGAGGACAGATCGCCCTTGTCCGCGAGGAGCTCCAGCACGGCCGAGCCGAAGCCCCCGGCCAGGGCGTTCTCCTCCACGGTCAGTATCTTCGGGAAACGCGCGGCCAGGGCGAGGATGGCCTCCTCGTCGAGGGGCTTCACGAAGCGGGCGTTGAAGACCGCGACCTTCTTTCCGGCGGCCTGCTCCAGCTCCTCGGCGGCCTCGAGGGAGGGATGCACGCGGCTGCCCGCGGCCAGGATGCAGGCGTCCGCGAAATCCTCGCCGTCGCGCAGGAGCTCGCCCTTGCCCAGGGGCAGGACGCGCATGGGGCCGGAGATGTCCGCACCCACGCCCACGCCGCGCGGGTAGCGCACGGCCACCGGGCCTTCGTGGGCCAGGGCCGTGGCCAGCATGTCGCGTAGCTCGGCCTCGTCCTTGGGGGCCATGACCACCATGTTCGGCACGTGGCGCAGATAGGAGAGGTCGAAGACGCCGTGGTGCGTGGCCCCGTCCTCGCCCACCAGGCCGCCTCGGTCCAGGCAGAGGGTCACGGGCAGGTTCTGCAGGCAGACGTCGTGCACGATCTGGTCGTAGGAGCGCTGCAGGAAGGTGGAGTAGATGGCCACCACGGGCCTGTACCCCTCCTTGGCCAGCCCCGCCGCGAAGGTCACGGCGTGCTGCTCGCAGATGCCCACGTCCACGAAGCGGTCGGGGAACTCGTCGGCGAAGCGGGAGAGCCCGGTGCCCTCGGGCATGGCCGCGGTGATGGCCACGATGCGCTTCTCGCGCGCGGCCAGCTCGCACAGGGCCCGGCCGAAGACCTCGGTGTAGGACGGCAGGGAGCAGCCCGCGAACTTCACGGCCTTGCCCGTCTCGGGCTCGAAGCAGCCCACGCCGTGGAAATAGCTCGGGTTGCTCTCGGCGGGCTCGTAGCCCTTGCCCTTCTTGGTCAGCACGTGGACCAGGGTGGGGCCGGAGAGCTCCTTCACCTGCTCGAAGACGCTGATCATCTCGCGCAGGTCGTGGCCGTCGATGGGGCCGAGGTAGTTGAAGCCGAAGGACTGGAACAACGTGCCCGGGGTGAAGAAATGCTTGAAGGAATCCTCGCCGCGCCGGGCCAGGGCGGCAAGCTCCTCGCCGATGCGGCCGAAGGTGCGCAGCCGCTGCTCCACGTCCTTCTTCAGGCGCATCATCCACGGCGTGGAGAGGTTGCGCGAGAGGAAGGAGGAGAGCGCGCCCACGTTCTTGGAGATGGACATCTCGTTGTCGTTGAGCACGACGATGAGGTCGCGCTCCATGCCGCCCGCCTGGTTCAGCCCCTCGTAGGCCAGCCCGGCCGTCATGGAGCCGTCGCCGATGACCGCGAGCACCTTGTTGCGCCCGCCCGAGAGGTCGCGCGCCACGGCCATGCCGAGCGCAGCGGAGATGGAGGTGGAGGAGTGTCCCACGCCGAAATGGTCGTAGAGCGGGCTCTCCTCGGGCCGCGGGAAGCCGGACAGGCCGCCGTGGCGGCGCAGGGTGGCGAAGCGCGAGCGCCTGCCGGTGAGGATCTTGTGGGCGTAGGCCTGGTGTCCCACGTCCCAGACGAAGCGGTCGTTCTGGGGATCGAAGACATTGTAAAGGGCGAGGGTCAGCTCGACCACGCCGAGCCCGGGCGCGAGATGCCCGCCCGTGTGCGACACGGTGTCGATGATCAGCGCCCGGATCTCCTCGGCCAGCCGGGAAAGATCCTCCACGGAGAGGTCGCGCACGCCCTGGGGCAGGGCCACACTGTCCAGGAGCGGCTTCTTGGGCGCAGCGGGCCTGCCCGGGGCCTGCCCGGCGGGCTGTCCGCCGCCTTGCGCAACGGGCCGGACGGCGGCCGGACGGGCGGCGGGCTTCTTCTGCGGTTGCTCCGCCGCGGCGGCGGTCCCCATCTTGTTCAAAGCCTTGCTCACTGCACACGCTCCACGATGTACCGGGTCAGGCGGCGCAGAAAATCCGCGCGCGGCCCGTGAAAGGTCTCGAGGCAGGAGAGTGCGGCGGCCACCCGCTCCTCGGCCAGGCAGCGGCTGCGGTCCAGTCCCACGAGGCTCGGGTAGGTGTGCTTGCCCTGGGCCTCGTCGCTGCCCACGGGCTTGCCCAGCGCCTTCTCGTCGCCCACCACGTCCAGGATGTCGTCCACGATCTGGAACGCCGCGCCGAGATGGATGCCGAAGTCGCGCGCCAGGATGCGGCGCTCCTCGTCCGCTCCGGCCAGGACCGCGCCGGACTCGCAGGCCGCGCGGATGAGCGCGCCGGTCTTCATGGCGTGCATGCCCGAGAGCTGCGAAAGCTCGATGTCCGCGGCACCGGTGTACTCCATGTCCAGGGCCTGGCCGCCGACCATGCCGCCCGCGCCCGCGGCCACGGCCAGCAGCCGGGCGGCGTCGAGCACCCGTCCCGCCGGGATCTCCCGGGCGCTCTCGAACATGCAGGTGAAGGCCTCGGTGAGCAGGCCGTCTCCGGCCAGGATGGCCGTGGCCTCGCCGAAGACCTTGTGGTTCGAGGGCTTGCCGCGCCGAAGATCGTCGTCGTCCATGGCGGGCAGGTCGTCGTGGATCAGGGAATAGGTGTGGATCAGCTCGAAGGCGCAGGCGAAGGGCATGGCCGCCTCGACGCGCCCGCCGCACAGCTCGGTGAAGATCAGGCAGAGCACGGGACGCAGCCGCTTGCCGCCCGCGGCCAGGCTGTAGTCCATGGCCTCGCGCAGGCGCGGGGGAATCTTGCGCCCGGCCAGGCAGCCGGCCAGCCAGGTCTCGACCCTGGCCGCTTCCTGGGCCAGTTCCTCTTTCACGGAAAGCGTCACTCCCCTACCCCTCCTGCGCCCTCGGCCCCGGCCGAGTCGGCGTTTGCGAAATCCTTGAGCAGGCCGTCCTGGTAGATGCGCACCTCGTTCCTGGCCGCGTCCAGCTGTTCGCGGCAGGCCTTGGCCAGGGCCAGCCCCTCCTTGTACAGGGCCACGCCCTGCTCAAGGGGCAGCTCGCCCTGCTCCAGACGCTCGACGATGGCGCCGAGCCGCTCCAGGCGCTTCTCGAAATTCTCCGCGTTCTCGCTCATAGGTCCCCGATCCTCGTGTCTTTCCCGCGGGCGCGGCCTATTGCGCGGCCTGCCGCGTGTCGGAGGCTTTCTCCATGAGCGGCAGCGGGTCCACGCACCGGCCCTGCAGGCAGAGGCCGAAATGCAGATGCGGGCCGGTCACCCGGCCGGTGGCCCCGACCAGGCCCACGGCCTGTCCCCGGTCCACGACCTCGCCCTCGCGGACGAGCACCTTGGACAGATGGAAATACATGCTCACCACGCCCTCGCCGTGGTCCACGTAGACGCTTCGCCCCGCGAAGTAGTGCTCGCCGACCAGCACGACCCTGCCGGCGGCCACGGCATCGACACTCTGACCCTGGGGCGCGTGAAAGTCCACCCCTCTGTGGGGGGAGCGCGGCTTGCCGTTCAGCACGCGCCTGAGCCCGTAGACGCTGCCCGTGGAGCCGGGCACCGGCCGGACCAGGGGCAGGCTCCACAGGCGGC
Protein-coding regions in this window:
- a CDS encoding long-chain fatty acid--CoA ligase; the protein is MSDAERPWFAHYDPEVPHHLDYEDIPLFTWLDRSADAHPDRTAVIFKNTTLRYGELRRLAEVMAHNLRERGVRRGDRVALMLPNLPQTVIAYWAVLKAGAVVVMVNPLSMEHELVHQIPDSGSRHMITLDLLWPKIAPLRDTLGLDTIHVTTIPDALSFPMDWLARIKLWREKKHVHVPYDGKATVRWRDLVKSSGRYSAPNILPHTDLALLQYTGGTTGRAKGCMITHANLNANVTQIQGILHAVGQHSEVFLGVLPYFHVYGLTVCLNFPISVGATLVPFARFDPRDVLATVNRVRPTIFPGAPSVYLALMQQKEFAEADWSALRYCVSGSAPMPHELLRRFKEITGAEILEGYGLTEASPVTHLNPLNGVRKEGSIGLPFPDTDSRVVDMDGGGPEPLPAGKAGELVIRGPQVMKGYWNRPDETASTLRNGWLYTGDIAVMDEEGYFSIVDRKKDMILVGGYNVYPREIDEVLYAHPKIKEAVAVGIPHRTRGEAIKAFIVPHEGEELTRHEVIAWCREKLASYKVPRDVEFRDELPKTLVGKVLRRALRDEEVARREKSGD
- the argS gene encoding arginine--tRNA ligase, yielding MRATTFLSEALSRALSGLGLALPERVSIEPPKDKKFGDLACNAAMLLTKEAKMPPRALAEKIAAALEESEADVAKADVAGPGFLNVTFTPGFWQRTVSDVRAANGEYGRSAMGAGRKVQVEFVSANPTGPLHIGHGRGAAIGDSVARILRFTGHDVTTEYYINDAGLQMRLLGASIFRRYQQLFDPDLPMLDEGYKGDYIIDHARVMQEKHGRALLDMPEEEAREICYQYGMDAIMAGIRKDMDDFRVHHDVFFSEKSLHAAGKVQEAFDFLTERGLIYEQEGALWFATTRFGDDKDRVLRKSSGALTYFAADIAYHLDKFRRGFDLVVDVWGADHHGYIPRMKAAVQAMGKDPEQLQVILVQLVNLLRGGQQVAMSTRSGEFEELSAVVREVGTDSSRFTFLSRKSDSKLDFDLELVKQQSMDNPVYYVQYAFARISSVGRKAAEEGIAIDAAGADLALLDTEADLDLLKCLERWPDIAEVAARTLSPHHVSYYLQELAGLLHRYYSVNKVLDAAAPALTGARFALLEAVAATIKSGLALLGVEAPERM
- a CDS encoding DUF333 domain-containing protein; this translates as MTRLRLHAARLVLLAAALCLAAACGAGQGTTAANTSAQTSGNTSGRTSAQTSAQTSARPAPQESPLGIANPASVYCAEHGGRLVIRTRGDGGQYGVCLFEDNRQCEEWAFFRGECPYGGRKITGYLDGTAEGEARALCAIRGGKLTGLGTSAATCTLPGRSACPAIDLWYGRCP
- a CDS encoding polyprenyl synthetase family protein, coding for MTLSVKEELAQEAARVETWLAGCLAGRKIPPRLREAMDYSLAAGGKRLRPVLCLIFTELCGGRVEAAMPFACAFELIHTYSLIHDDLPAMDDDDLRRGKPSNHKVFGEATAILAGDGLLTEAFTCMFESAREIPAGRVLDAARLLAVAAGAGGMVGGQALDMEYTGAADIELSQLSGMHAMKTGALIRAACESGAVLAGADEERRILARDFGIHLGAAFQIVDDILDVVGDEKALGKPVGSDEAQGKHTYPSLVGLDRSRCLAEERVAAALSCLETFHGPRADFLRRLTRYIVERVQ
- the xseB gene encoding exodeoxyribonuclease VII small subunit; the protein is MSENAENFEKRLERLGAIVERLEQGELPLEQGVALYKEGLALAKACREQLDAARNEVRIYQDGLLKDFANADSAGAEGAGGVGE
- a CDS encoding 16S rRNA (guanine(527)-N(7))-methyltransferase RsmG, which codes for MARKQPKPASGVQQIAPSAAETAAAMRALGREPSGGEAAGLALYLGLLMQWSARMNLVGARDWRRALSELAADSWHLADFLAGHPLLPANPLCLDLGAGAGLPGIPLRLFWQEGEYHMVEPREKRALFLGVALARLSLPRTHVERCRAEELPEGLRGADLVVSRAFMPWREYLEVARTLLAPGGVCVVMAGGPPPDGPVQGWRASECAAYAVEAGEGRQERYFWSFTPEAISR
- a CDS encoding 23S rRNA (pseudouridine(1915)-N(3))-methyltransferase RlmH, whose protein sequence is MKRITVIAVGRLKTSWWKEAAAHYEKLVSRHFRIEAVELKDAPAKLPPEERVRLEGEAILARLPERSAVVCLDERGRTMPSVGFADFLRDVVEGGEEPVFVLGGPYGLAEAVRARARGLLALGPMTLPHELARVVLYEQIWRAVSIWRGIPYHNA
- the dxs gene encoding 1-deoxy-D-xylulose-5-phosphate synthase produces the protein MSKALNKMGTAAAAEQPQKKPAARPAAVRPVAQGGGQPAGQAPGRPAAPKKPLLDSVALPQGVRDLSVEDLSRLAEEIRALIIDTVSHTGGHLAPGLGVVELTLALYNVFDPQNDRFVWDVGHQAYAHKILTGRRSRFATLRRHGGLSGFPRPEESPLYDHFGVGHSSTSISAALGMAVARDLSGGRNKVLAVIGDGSMTAGLAYEGLNQAGGMERDLIVVLNDNEMSISKNVGALSSFLSRNLSTPWMMRLKKDVEQRLRTFGRIGEELAALARRGEDSFKHFFTPGTLFQSFGFNYLGPIDGHDLREMISVFEQVKELSGPTLVHVLTKKGKGYEPAESNPSYFHGVGCFEPETGKAVKFAGCSLPSYTEVFGRALCELAAREKRIVAITAAMPEGTGLSRFADEFPDRFVDVGICEQHAVTFAAGLAKEGYRPVVAIYSTFLQRSYDQIVHDVCLQNLPVTLCLDRGGLVGEDGATHHGVFDLSYLRHVPNMVVMAPKDEAELRDMLATALAHEGPVAVRYPRGVGVGADISGPMRVLPLGKGELLRDGEDFADACILAAGSRVHPSLEAAEELEQAAGKKVAVFNARFVKPLDEEAILALAARFPKILTVEENALAGGFGSAVLELLADKGDLSSVRVKRLGLPDHFVEHGTQKELRAETGLDKNGIRAALEELLQA
- a CDS encoding SPOR domain-containing protein gives rise to the protein MSQDKAKKNGNGGENGKAPRRALTIELGLGKATALGVLAIFVVAWAFALGVIIGRGYKPEKAVPEIARIMPTPPPPASEGDTGVLKPEELHYMDSLTKTPVMPPKAAEAVQDSHRAEQQKAAQRAQQKAEQKAEQQKPEPRKTTTPSMVARVEPAPTARKEAPAAQQKAPAPAPKQPQKQAEKQAPQTQAAAEGRFSYIYQVASFTDKTQAEAMVKRVKSTGLWAQTESTEIKGKTWHRVIVQFRGTPDETNEMKSRLGKIGITRVIMRSKSPL
- a CDS encoding ACP S-malonyltransferase is translated as MSDAKKTALLFPGQGSQEKGMGRAIAEADAEAMELWVKAEKISGAELRAVYWEGEEADMAQTRWLQPALTVVNLSVFLGLAGRVAPLCAAGHSLGEFAALAASRALSIDAVLTLVSLRGRLMSEAGDGTGAMAALLKVDQSGAEELVAAARESTGKELRIANYNTPAQFVISGHRDAVEAASALAKERKARAVPLAVSGAFHSPLMAEAAAEFEKALAKIDVRDAAFPLVMNATGAPVQAAAEIRACVARQMTSSVFWTQGVRAMWELGARSFVECGPKGVLTRMLSPILDPIVTAVAGETPYTSGFCADPEQIETRIAEISDGGEA